One genomic segment of Chelonia mydas isolate rCheMyd1 chromosome 1, rCheMyd1.pri.v2, whole genome shotgun sequence includes these proteins:
- the LOC114021312 gene encoding zinc finger protein 697: MEREEELCAPILQESEEREILFGASTGLNEHEEKNPQEDGPENLEQYGTISEGCEENVFQSPDEEGAYEGQYMSETHQGDLPGKILGNSVHPERDLEALQGIIIHQRIPIEERPYVYTECGEGFSQSSNLTQHEITQTGEKPHKCTECNKSFSWRSDLIKHQRTHTGEKPYICSECGENFSVSSHLFTHKRTHTGERPFHCNECGKSFSRNSHLINHQRIHTGEKPFECAQCGKSFSDFSTLTQHQRTHTGEKPYVCVECGKSFIQSSHLVRHRRIHTGEKPYKCAECGKSFRYKSHLAQHHKLHME; encoded by the exons ATGGAACGAGAGGAAGAGCTGTGTGCTCCAATTCTCCAGGAGTCAGAGGAAAGGGAGATCCTCTTTGGGGCCTCCACAG GATTGAATGAGCATGAGGAGAAGAACCCCCAGGAAGATGGTCCTGAGAATCTGGAACAGTATGGTACAATATCAGAGGGGTGTGAAGAGAATGTTTTCCAGAGCCCTGATGAGGAGGGGGCCTATGAGGGCCAGTACATGTCAGAAACACATCAGGGAGACCTTCCTGGTAAGATACTGGGTAACTCCGTTCATCCAGAAAGAGATTTGGAAGCTCTTCAAGGTATCATCATCCACCAGAGAATTCCTATAGAGGAGAGACCCTATGTATATACTGAATGTGGGGAGGGCTTCAGTCAGAGCTCGAACCTTACACAGCATGAAATAACACAGACAGGAGAGAAACCACATAAATGTACTGAATGTAACAAAAGTTTCAGTTGGCGCTCAGACCTAATTAAacaccagagaacccacacaggtgAGAAACCCTACATATGTAGTGAATGTGGGGAAAACTTTAGTGTGAGCTCTCACCTTTTCACTCAcaagagaacccacacaggagagagacctttCCATTGTAacgaatgtgggaaaagcttcagccgGAACTCTCACCTTATTAACCACCAAAGAATCCACACCGGAGAAAAGCCCTTTGAATGTGCtcagtgtgggaagagcttcagtgATTTCTCAACACTTACCCAGcaccagagaacccacacgggTGAGAAACCCTACGTATGTgttgaatgtgggaaaagcttcatccAGAGCTCACACCTCGTTAGGCAccggagaatccacacaggagagaaaccctataaatgtgctgagtgtgggaaaagctttcgTTACAAGAGTCACCTTGCCCAGCACCATAAGCTCCACATGGAGTAG